From bacterium, one genomic window encodes:
- a CDS encoding sigma 54-interacting transcriptional regulator has protein sequence MRTRDETDRFWEEEVRGFPHGAGGAAVWVVRREGHDPSAPLAVLFQWATGTARRDGRAERLPLGALLRAMVECREELVQRDDEAALWVEPLLHRGQVGGALAIWFAAGERWRESIFLWGQRLGARLGPVLPQLEPRGHAATLPSPQLMLFPEPARGNGEPPAERTLPTARVGASRDPWSREIPLPRPAPVPGIPGCVGASREMLDLGRRVPDVARSGVNVLLRGESGTGKEVVAAALHAGSERAKGPFVGQNCAALPETLFESELFGHKSGAFTGAASDKKGLLAAAHGGTFFLDEIGDMPLALQIKLLRVMQERRVRRIGELHAKPVDIRFVAATHKDLEDEIRVGRFRLDLFYRLKVVCLQIPPLRHRPEDVAPLFAHFLQRKGRPVGRMRLTERALACLQAWSWPGNVRELENEVQRFCALHGDTTVIRVDHLSPEIQSSRAPGDGAEDLGTLRELTQANEILERYLIRKALAATEGRKAAAARRLGLSRQGLYKKIARYEMTDLIGGA, from the coding sequence ATGAGGACACGCGACGAAACCGATCGGTTCTGGGAAGAGGAGGTGCGGGGCTTTCCCCACGGCGCCGGCGGCGCGGCGGTGTGGGTGGTGCGCCGCGAGGGACACGACCCGTCGGCGCCCCTGGCAGTGCTCTTCCAGTGGGCGACGGGAACGGCCCGCCGCGACGGCCGCGCCGAACGCCTGCCCCTGGGCGCGCTGCTGCGGGCCATGGTCGAATGCCGCGAAGAGCTGGTGCAGCGGGACGACGAGGCCGCCCTCTGGGTCGAACCCCTGCTGCACCGCGGGCAGGTGGGCGGCGCCCTGGCCATCTGGTTCGCCGCCGGCGAGCGATGGCGCGAGAGCATCTTCCTGTGGGGACAGCGTCTCGGCGCCCGGCTCGGACCGGTCCTGCCGCAGCTCGAGCCGCGGGGCCATGCCGCGACCCTGCCCTCGCCGCAGCTCATGCTCTTTCCCGAGCCGGCGCGCGGGAACGGCGAGCCGCCTGCCGAGCGGACCCTGCCCACCGCGCGGGTCGGCGCCAGTCGCGACCCCTGGTCCCGCGAGATCCCCCTGCCGCGGCCGGCGCCGGTGCCCGGCATCCCGGGTTGCGTGGGGGCGAGCCGCGAGATGCTCGACCTCGGCCGGCGTGTGCCCGACGTGGCGCGCAGCGGCGTGAATGTCCTGCTGCGCGGCGAGAGCGGCACGGGCAAGGAGGTGGTGGCCGCGGCGCTGCACGCCGGGAGCGAGCGTGCCAAGGGTCCCTTCGTCGGCCAGAACTGCGCGGCCCTGCCCGAGACCCTCTTCGAGTCCGAACTCTTCGGCCACAAGAGCGGCGCCTTCACCGGCGCGGCGTCCGACAAGAAGGGGCTGCTCGCGGCGGCGCACGGCGGCACCTTCTTCCTCGACGAGATCGGGGACATGCCGCTGGCCCTGCAGATCAAGCTGCTGCGGGTGATGCAGGAGCGCCGCGTCCGGCGCATCGGCGAGCTGCACGCCAAGCCGGTCGACATTCGCTTCGTCGCCGCGACCCACAAGGACCTCGAGGACGAGATCCGTGTCGGCCGCTTCCGGCTCGACCTCTTCTATCGTCTGAAGGTCGTGTGCCTGCAGATCCCGCCCCTGCGGCACCGCCCGGAGGACGTGGCGCCGCTCTTCGCCCACTTCCTGCAGCGGAAGGGCCGGCCGGTGGGCCGCATGCGCCTGACCGAGCGGGCCCTGGCCTGCCTGCAGGCCTGGTCGTGGCCGGGCAACGTGCGCGAGCTGGAGAACGAGGTGCAGCGCTTCTGCGCCCTGCACGGCGACACCACGGTGATCCGCGTCGACCACCTCTCGCCCGAGATCCAGTCGTCGCGGGCGCCGGGGGACGGGGCCGAGGATCTCGGCACCCTGCGCGAGCTCACCCAGGCCAACGAGATCCTCGAACGCTACCTGATCCGCAAGGCGCTGGCGGCGACCGAGGGCCGCAAGGCGGCCGCGGCGCGTCGGCTCGGCCTGTCGCGCCAGGGGCTGTACAAGAAGATCGCGCGGTACGAGATGACCGACCTGATCGGCGGCGCCTGA